AAGATCGCCACGATCTCGTCGTGGACCCGCGTGAGCGGGTGGAGCGCGCCCCGCGGGGGGCGGCGGCCCGGGAGTGTGAGGTCGAGGCGCTCGCGCGCGCGCCGCTGCTCGCGCTCGGCGTGCTGCGCCGCCGAGAGCCGCGCGTCGATCAGCGCCTCGATCTCGCGCTTGACGTCGTTGGCCGCGGCGCCGACCTGCGGGCGTTCCTCGGGCGCGAGCGTCCCCAGCGAGCGCAGGAGCTGCGTCAGGGCGCCCTGACGCCCGAGCACCCGGACGCGGATCTGCTCCAGCTCTGCCGACGTGCGCGCGGCGGCGACGGCCGCCCGCGCCTCCTGCGCGATCGCGTCGACGCGCGGATGACCCACGAACTAGCCGCGCGGCGCCCTGGCGGTCTCGGCGAGCTTCGCGAACCCCTGCGGATCGCTGACCGCCAGCTCGGCCAGCACCTTGCGGTCGAGGAGGATCCCCGCGCGCTTGAGCCCCGCCATGAAAACGGAATAGGAGAGCCCGACCTGGCGGCACGCGGCGTTGATCCGGATGATCCAGAGCCCCCGCATCCGCCGCTTCTTCTGCTTGCGCCCGCGGTAGGCGAAGGCGCCCGCGCGCAGGACCGTCTCGGCCGCCGTCCGGTAGAGCTTGCGCCGGCCGCCGACGTACCCCTTGGCTTGCTTGAGGATCTTCTTGCGCCGGTGGCGCGTCTTCGGTCCGCCCTTGGCCCGTGGCATGCGTCCGTTCCTCCCGGATCAGAGATAGGGCACGAGCACCCGGAGGCGGGCGTCGTCCGCTTTGTCGATCAGCTTGTTCGCGCGCAGACGGCGCCGGCGCTTCGGGTCCTTCTTCTCGAGCTTGTGCTGCTTCCAGCCACCCGCGCGGCTGAGCTTGCCCGAGGCCGTCCGCTTCAGGCGTTTCGCCGCGCCTCGCTTCGTCTTCATCTTCGGCATCGCGTCCGGTCTCCTAGGCGTGCGCCTTGGGGCTCAGGATGATGTGGAGCATGCGCCCCTCCATCCTGGGGTTGTTGTCGGCGGTCGCGATGTCCTGCGTCGCCTCCACCATCTTGTTCAGCATCTTCCAGCCGAGCTCGGTGTGCGCCATCTCGCGGCCCTTGAAGCGCACGGTCACCTTCGCCTTGTGGCCCTCGCCGAGGAAACGCCGCACGTGCTTCAGCTTGAAGTCGAAGTCGTGCTTCTCCGTCTTCGGGCCCATCTTCACTTCCTTGACCTGGATCGTGGTCTGCTTCTTCCGCGCTTCCTTCAGGCGCCGCGCCTGCGTGTACTTGTACTTCCCGAAGTCCATGATGCGGCACACCGGCGGCTGCGCCTCGGGCGCCACCTCGACCAGGTCCAGCTCCTGCTGCCGCGCCGTGTCGAGCGCCTGCTGGATCGGCAGGATGCCGAGCTGCGCGCCGTCGGCGTTCACGACCCGAACCTCCCGCACCCGGATCCCCTCGTTGATGCGAATCTCTTTCGCTTGGCTCAGGTGTCTCGCTCCTCCTGGTTGGCCGCCGGGCACGGCGTGGGAGTGGGAACGGCCGGCCGCCCGCTCACGAGCGGCCCACGGTGAGGCTCTGCGCGCGCGTGCCGATCTCGCGCGCGAGGTCGGCCAGCACCCGGTCGAGCGGGACCGCGCCGAGGTCCTCGCCCGTCCGATGCCGGAGACTGACGGTCCCGTTCTGGCTCTCGCGCTCGCCGACCACGAGCATGTACGGGACCTTCCGGAGCTGCGCCTCGCGGATCCTGTAACCGAGCTTCTCGTTGCGGTCGTCGAGCTCGGCCCGCACGTGCGCGGCGCGCAGCTTCGCGTGCACCGCGCGCGCGTACTCGGCGTGCTTCTCACTGACCGGCAGCACGCGCGCCTGGACCGGCGCGAGCCAGGTCGGGAACGCGCCCGCGTAGTGCTCGACGAGGACGCCCATGAAGCGCTCGAAGGTGCCGAAGATCGCGCGGTGGACCATGATCGGGCGCTTCGGCTGTCCGTCGGTATCGATGTACTCGAGCGCGAACCGGTCCGGTTGGGCGAAGTCGATCTGGATGGTCGCCAGCTGCCAGCGGCGCCCGAGCGCGTCCTGGACGTCGATGTCGATCTTCGGCCCGTAGAACGCGCCGTCACCCGGGTTCAGGTCGTACGCGAGCCCGTTCGCCTTGAGCGCGTCGTGCAGGGCCCGCTCGGCCGTCTCCCACTGCGCGTCGGTCCCCATCGACTTCGGCGGGCGCGTGGACAGCTTGAGGAACGGGTCGAGTGCGAAGGTCTTGTACCAGTCGCCGACGAGCTCGAGCAGCTCCCTGATCTCGTCCTGGAGCTGGTCGGGGCGGCAGTAGATGTGCGCGTCGTCCTGCGTGAACTGGCGCACGCGGAAGAGGCCCGTCAGGGTCCCCGAGCGCTCGTTCCGGTGCAGCCGGCCCATGTCGGCGTAGCGCAGCGGGAGGTCCCGGTACGAGCGCAGCGCGTGGCGGTAGACGAGCGTGGACTCCGGGCAGTTCATCGGCTTGAGGCCGAAGATCTGCTGCTCGGACTCCACGAGGAACATGTTCTCGCGGAAGTGCTCCCAGTGCCCCGACTGCTCCCAGAGCTTCTTGTTGACCAGGATCGGCGTCGAGATCTCCTGATAACCGCGCGCGTCGAGCGCCTCGCGCACGAAGCGCTCCAGCTCGCGCACCATCGTCCAGCCGTGCGGAAGCCAGAAGGGCGCCCCGGGCGAGACGTCCTGGAACACGTAGAGGTCGAGCTCGCGGCCGAGCTTCCGATGGTCGCGCTTCTTCGCCTCCGCGAGGCGCCACAGATGCTTGTCGAGCTCCTCCTTCGTGAGCCACGCGGTGCCGTAGACGCGCTGGAGCATCGCGTTCCGCTCGTCGCCGCGCCAGTAGGCGCCCGAGGACGAGAGAAGCTTGAAGTGCTTCACGTGGCCCGTAGACGGCACGTGCGGGCCGCGGCAGAGGTCGATGAACTCGCCCTGCCGGTAGAGCGACACCCGGGGCGCGTCGATCCCCTCGAGGACCTCGACCTTGTAGGGCTCGCCGCGCTCGCGGAAGAAGCGGACCGCCTCCTCGCGCGGGAGCTCCTGGCGCTCGAACGGATAGTCCGCCTTCGCGATCTCGCGCATGACGGCCTCGATCTTCTCGAGGTCCTCGGGCGCGAACGGCTCCGGCTTCGCGAAGTCGTAGTAGAAGCCGTCTTCGATCGCGGGACCGATCGCCACCTTCACGCCGGGGAACAGGCGCTTCACCGCCTGGGCCATCACGTGCGAGGTGGAGTGCCGGAGGGTCGCGAGCGGCGAGGGATCGCAGTCGAACTCGCCGGTCAGCTTGAGATGGCGTTCTTCTTCAGACAGTGGTGCGCCCGTCCCGGTGAATGATGGATGGTAGGCTCGGGCGGTTTCGAACCGCCGACCTCCTCTGCGTCAGAGAGGCGCTCTCCCACTGAGCTACGAGCCTATCCAGAGTACCGCTCATGCTACCCCTACCTCAGCAGATTCGTCAACGAGGACTCGACGATATAGCTGAAGTTCGCCAGGATCGGGATGCCATTCTTGCCCCGCGTGAGGGAGTCGGGGACGGGCGGGAACGGCGAGGCGAACAGGATCGCGTTCACGGCGTACGCGTCATAAACGTCGAAGTCCGACGGCCGGCGCACGGTCACGAAGGGCACCCGGCCGTCCTTGAGGATCCCGAACTCGATGACGAGCGAGGTGCTCTTGTAGTCGCACCGTCCCGACGCCTCGTCCTTCACGCAGGGGTAGGCCCACTTCTCCTTGATCATCCGCCGGACCCGGTCGAGGTAATCGCTGTACCTGGGGTCCTTCGAGTCCAGCGGGATCGGCTCGCCCTCGATGCCCGCCCGCCCCTCGCCGCGCCCGCCCGCGCCTCCGGTGCCGGGAGCCCCCGGCAGGGAGCGGATGTCCGGCGTCGGCGGCACGCTCGCGACCCGCGGCGCCGGCGGGGCTTCGGCCGCCTCCCGCGGCGCCTCTTTCGGCTGAAGGACCGGCGGCTTCGCCTCGGCCACGGCCGGGTTGGCGGGCGGGATGTCGGGTTTGGCCGGCGCGGGCTTCGCGGGCTCCGGGGCGAGGTCGTCCTTCGGGAGCGGCACGGCGGGCCTCGGCGCGGACTTCGCCAGGACGGGCGTCCGGGGCGCCGCGGGCTTCGGCTCGGCGCGCGGCGCGGGTTTCGGCGCGGGCGCGGGCCTGGCGGCGGGCGGGGCCGGCTTGTCCGGCACCGGGGCGGGCGCGCCGGGCAGCCCCCGCAGGGCCTCCTCGTCCGTCTTCGGCAGCTCGACGAAGAGCGGCTCGCCGCGCTTGACGTCGTACCGGCCCACCGGCGGTCTCACCCAGACGAGCGCCCCGAGCACGAGCAGGTGCATGGCGAGCGACGTCGCGATCGCCACGGCGGGCCGGCGCCGGAGCCGCTCGAGCAGAGTCGGGAGCATGACCCACCGATTATAGAACGGACGTCTCCCCATCTGTTCCAGGATGGCTCCCCCCGCGGCGCTACAGGTCCCGGTCGAGCGCCTGAGCGATCCGGCGCACGCGGCCGATCAGCGCGGCGAACCGCTCCGGCTTGAGCGACTGGGAACCGTCCGAGAGCGCCTCCTCGGGCTTCGGGTGCACCTCGATGAGCAGGCCGTCGGCGCCGGCCGCCACCCCCGCCATCGCCATCGCCTCGACGTACTCCCAGTGCCCCGTGCCGTGGCTCGGGTCCACGACGACCGGCAGGTGGGAGAGCTTCTTCACGACCGGGACCGCGCTGAGGTCGAGCGTGAAGCGCGTGGCGGTCTCGAACGTGCGGATGCCGCGCTCGCAGAGGATCACGTGCGGGTTGCCGCCGGCGAGGACGTACTCCGCCGACAGGAGCCACTCCTGGATCGAGGTGGCCATGCCGCGCTTCAGGAGCACGGGCTTCCTCGTCTCCGCGACGCGCCGGAGGAGCGAGAAGTTCTGCACGCTGCGCGCCCCGATCTGGAGGACGTCCGAGTACTGCGCGACGAGGTCCACCTTTTCCGGCTCCATGACCTCCGTCACGACGGGGAGCCCGGTCTCGCGCCTGGCCTCGGCGAGGTACTTGAGCCCCTCCTCCTCGAGCCCCTGGAACGAGTAGGGCGACGTGCGGGGCTTGAAGGCGCCGCCGCGGAGGATGCGCGCGCCGCCCGCCTTCACCTTCTGCGCGACCTCGAGGACCTGCTCGCGCGACTCCACGGAGCAGGGCCCCGCCATCACCACGACGGCCTTGCCGCCGATGCGCACGTCACCCACCGGGACGACCGTCGACTCGTGACGCACCTCGCGGCTCGCGAGCTTGAAGGGCTGCAGGATCGGCTGGACCGTCTCCACGCACTCGAGCGACTCGAGGCTCTTGAGCCGCTCCTTCCCGCGGTCGTCGCCGACGGCGCCGATGACCGTCCGGAGCTCGCCGCGGATGGTGTGGGCTTGATACCCCATCCGCTCGATGCGACGACACACGTCCTCGACTTCCGCGTCCGACGACCCGGCCTTGAGCACGATGATCATGTCCGGCCCTCCTTGCCCCGTCGTGGTGGAAAAAACGAAAAGCCGCGGGGAGTGACCCGCGGCCTCGACGGTGGCATCGCCGCGGGCGCTCGGTCCGCCCGCGGCCCTCTGTGTCCTAGCTCAGAGCGCCCGGGCAGACCTCGGCGAAGTAGAAAAAGAAGAAGCCGGACCGGCGAACCTGGCTGCCCATCGGTGCCGGTCACTCTACCGGGCGGCCGGCCCGCCCGTCAAGCCGTTTCTAGACCTGGCTGTCGTCGGCCTTGGCCTTGCGGAAGCGCTTCACGAGGCGGTCGCGGTAGTAATAGAACGGCAGGCAGCACGCGATCACGATGGCCATGAACGCGACCGCGTAGATGTACTGCTGCTCGGCGATGTGGGCGCCGAAGTAGGAGGAGATGATCGTGCCGGGGATCCTCCCGACCGTCGAGACCAGCGCGAAGATCCAGAAGGGCATCGGGCTGATCCCGAAGAGGTAGGAGATGATGTCCTTGGGAAAGCCCGGGATCAGGTAGAGGACGAAGCAGATGATCGCGCCCTCGGCCTCCAGGATGAAGTTCATCCGATTCCAGTTGTGCTCGCTGAGCCATGGCCGCACGAGCGGCTCGCCCCAGCGCCGGCCCACCCAGAAGCAGAAGAGCGTGCCGGCCGTGAGGCCGATGGTCGAGTAGATCACGCCCCAGAACGTGCCGAAGAGCGCGCCGCCGACGGGGCCGGTGACCTCGCCCGGAATCGGCGAGATGATGACCTGGAACGCCTGGATGGCGATGAAGACGAGCGGCGCCATCCAGCCCCACGAGCGGACGGTCTCCTTCAGGAAGTGCTTGTCCTGGTAGAGGCGGATCAACCAGCGGACGAAGGGCGCGTCGGCGACCACGACCCAGACGACCGCGGTCAGCAGGACGAAGAGAACGCTCGTGACGATCGCCCAGCGCGCGCGATCCGTCATGGGCTCACGGGAGCGGGCTCAGAGCGACGGACGGCGATGGCTCCAGGGGCGCGCCGCCTCGAGCGCCGCGGAGGCGGCGAGGACGGTCGCGTCGGCGTGCCGGCGGCCGACGATCTGCAGGCCGACCGGCAGCCCGTCGGCGGTGAAGCCCGCGGGCACGGACGCCGCCGGCTGACCGGTGAGGTTGAAGGGGAACGTGAACGGCATCCAGCCGAGGACCGAGACGCGCCGGCCGTCGATCTCGCGCGGCGGGGCCGCGTCCGCGGGGAAGGGCGGCACGGCCACCGTCGGCATCAGCAGGAGGTCGAAGCGCTCGAGGAACGCGTGGACCTCGCGCCAGTACGCCTCCACGCGCCCAAGCGCCTGGACGTAGTCACGCGCCGTGACGGTCCCGCCCCGCCGGATGAGCTTCACGAGCGTCGGGTCCAGCTGGGCCTCGACGTCGGGCAGCCGATCCGACCACGCCGCGTAGAACTGCGCGGCGATCAGCGTCGAGAAGAACGCCTCGGGATCCTCCCAGCCGGGGTTGACGACTTCCACGTGGCAGCCGAGCGCCTCGAACTCGGCGGCCGCGTCGCCGCAGACCT
The Candidatus Methylomirabilota bacterium genome window above contains:
- the rplT gene encoding 50S ribosomal protein L20 — translated: MPRAKGGPKTRHRRKKILKQAKGYVGGRRKLYRTAAETVLRAGAFAYRGRKQKKRRMRGLWIIRINAACRQVGLSYSVFMAGLKRAGILLDRKVLAELAVSDPQGFAKLAETARAPRG
- the rpmI gene encoding 50S ribosomal protein L35 translates to MPKMKTKRGAAKRLKRTASGKLSRAGGWKQHKLEKKDPKRRRRLRANKLIDKADDARLRVLVPYL
- the infC gene encoding translation initiation factor IF-3; protein product: MSQAKEIRINEGIRVREVRVVNADGAQLGILPIQQALDTARQQELDLVEVAPEAQPPVCRIMDFGKYKYTQARRLKEARKKQTTIQVKEVKMGPKTEKHDFDFKLKHVRRFLGEGHKAKVTVRFKGREMAHTELGWKMLNKMVEATQDIATADNNPRMEGRMLHIILSPKAHA
- the thrS gene encoding threonine--tRNA ligase; this translates as MSEEERHLKLTGEFDCDPSPLATLRHSTSHVMAQAVKRLFPGVKVAIGPAIEDGFYYDFAKPEPFAPEDLEKIEAVMREIAKADYPFERQELPREEAVRFFRERGEPYKVEVLEGIDAPRVSLYRQGEFIDLCRGPHVPSTGHVKHFKLLSSSGAYWRGDERNAMLQRVYGTAWLTKEELDKHLWRLAEAKKRDHRKLGRELDLYVFQDVSPGAPFWLPHGWTMVRELERFVREALDARGYQEISTPILVNKKLWEQSGHWEHFRENMFLVESEQQIFGLKPMNCPESTLVYRHALRSYRDLPLRYADMGRLHRNERSGTLTGLFRVRQFTQDDAHIYCRPDQLQDEIRELLELVGDWYKTFALDPFLKLSTRPPKSMGTDAQWETAERALHDALKANGLAYDLNPGDGAFYGPKIDIDVQDALGRRWQLATIQIDFAQPDRFALEYIDTDGQPKRPIMVHRAIFGTFERFMGVLVEHYAGAFPTWLAPVQARVLPVSEKHAEYARAVHAKLRAAHVRAELDDRNEKLGYRIREAQLRKVPYMLVVGERESQNGTVSLRHRTGEDLGAVPLDRVLADLAREIGTRAQSLTVGRS
- a CDS encoding TonB C-terminal domain-containing protein — encoded protein: MLPTLLERLRRRPAVAIATSLAMHLLVLGALVWVRPPVGRYDVKRGEPLFVELPKTDEEALRGLPGAPAPVPDKPAPPAARPAPAPKPAPRAEPKPAAPRTPVLAKSAPRPAVPLPKDDLAPEPAKPAPAKPDIPPANPAVAEAKPPVLQPKEAPREAAEAPPAPRVASVPPTPDIRSLPGAPGTGGAGGRGEGRAGIEGEPIPLDSKDPRYSDYLDRVRRMIKEKWAYPCVKDEASGRCDYKSTSLVIEFGILKDGRVPFVTVRRPSDFDVYDAYAVNAILFASPFPPVPDSLTRGKNGIPILANFSYIVESSLTNLLR
- the aroF gene encoding 3-deoxy-7-phosphoheptulonate synthase, with translation MIIVLKAGSSDAEVEDVCRRIERMGYQAHTIRGELRTVIGAVGDDRGKERLKSLESLECVETVQPILQPFKLASREVRHESTVVPVGDVRIGGKAVVVMAGPCSVESREQVLEVAQKVKAGGARILRGGAFKPRTSPYSFQGLEEEGLKYLAEARRETGLPVVTEVMEPEKVDLVAQYSDVLQIGARSVQNFSLLRRVAETRKPVLLKRGMATSIQEWLLSAEYVLAGGNPHVILCERGIRTFETATRFTLDLSAVPVVKKLSHLPVVVDPSHGTGHWEYVEAMAMAGVAAGADGLLIEVHPKPEEALSDGSQSLKPERFAALIGRVRRIAQALDRDL
- a CDS encoding TVP38/TMEM64 family protein, translating into MTDRARWAIVTSVLFVLLTAVVWVVVADAPFVRWLIRLYQDKHFLKETVRSWGWMAPLVFIAIQAFQVIISPIPGEVTGPVGGALFGTFWGVIYSTIGLTAGTLFCFWVGRRWGEPLVRPWLSEHNWNRMNFILEAEGAIICFVLYLIPGFPKDIISYLFGISPMPFWIFALVSTVGRIPGTIISSYFGAHIAEQQYIYAVAFMAIVIACCLPFYYYRDRLVKRFRKAKADDSQV